The Mytilus edulis chromosome 12, xbMytEdul2.2, whole genome shotgun sequence genome contains a region encoding:
- the LOC139498426 gene encoding transcription intermediary factor 1-alpha-like — translation MAMSAEVKGEKLKEDFDGLLTCTICLEIFKEPKYLPCLHTFCKSCINTYIVSTVKDNNPSGFKCPVCRRSVPIDDKKPDTWANNLPVNHLIISLIDRKELQKPDKLCDTCEQDKQKAIFFCTVCEEAYCESCRKAHKIFKISKSHKIIPITDINEEISTSSLHAHVTCKEHPDKTIEVYCQDHSKPCCTVCATVHHRKCEQVVTIDREVTGIKESEKVKSLMTKLTETSNILSKVLQNQKTNKKTFENGIETVLIEIISLREKVCKHLNELEQKLRNKANSSKKEKVIKLDNDSAALSSIKNTVDYWKNIFEACISQGSEIQCLVKMDEILKNLPQTENDISKLLREIRVISVKFEQRDIISKISSLGSLIFDEHLSCIPGVKIANYHTGKIKIVFTIDVTTAAVSGIFFNDDIILTHYRQYKIVYYDHKGQEQEQLCIPYIVTDIAKVNDQTVAVSSNEKKIVVINVKPLTVLNSLDIKNPVWGISFCENEFVTANGKTISWLNADNGTVVRSQPTTADTRHVCCYQKNDYIYWDSEHSIKRESNEGKGFSYNHSLLQRPFSQEVDSDGNIYTTGYDSINVHQLTSTGQLVRIIPISDIDSTITAPPWIIRFKPNSNRFLLTFDSDATKVLVCEID, via the coding sequence ATGGCGATGTCGGCGGAGGTGAAAGGAGAAAAGTTAAAAGAAGATTTTGATGGTCTGCTGACTTGTACAATCTGCTTGGAGATCTTCAAAGAACCTAAGTATCTGCCGTGTCTGCATACGTTTTGTAAGTCGTGTATTAATACATATATTGTTTCAACCGTGAAAGACAATAACCCAAGTGGATTTAAATGTCCCGTATGTCGTCGGTCTGTGCCAATAGATGATAAGAAGCCTGACACGTGGGCTAATAATTTACCCGTGAACCATCTTATTATATCACTTATTGATAGAAAGGAATTACAGAAACCCGATAAGCTATGTGATACTTGTGAACAGGACAAACAGAAAGCTATTTTCTTCTGTACTGTTTGCGAAGAAGCATATTGTGAATCGTGCAGAAAGGCccacaaaattttcaaaatttcgaaGAGTCATAAGATAATACCAATCACCGATATCAATGAAGAAATTTCAACTTCCAGTCTACATGCACATGTCACATGTAAAGAACATCCCGACAAAACGATAGAAGTTTACTGTCAGGATCATTCCAAACCTTGTTGTACAGTTTGCGCCACTGTCCACCACAGAAAATGTGAACAGGTCGTCACTATTGATAGAGAGGTAACTGGGATAAAAGAATCCGAAAAAGTCAAAAGCCTGATGACAAAGTTAACAGAAACGAGTAACATATTAAGTAAAGTTCTTCAGAACCAAAAGACTAACAAGAAAACCTTTGAAAATGGCATAGAAACAGTTCTAATAGAAATCATAAGTTTGCGTGAAAAAGTgtgtaaacatttaaatgaactCGAGCAAAAACTTAGGAACAAAGCCAACAGTAGCAAGAAAGAAAAGGTAATTAAGCTTGATAATGATTCAGCAGCTTTATCTAGCATCAAAAATACAGTAGATTACTGGAAGAATATATTCGAAGCTTGTATATCTCAAGGGTCAGAAATACAATGTCTGGTCAAGATGGACGAGATTTTAAAAAACCTTCCTCAAACTGAAAATGACATTTCTAAACTTCTACGTGAAATAAGGGTTATATCCGTAAAGTTTGAACAGAGAGATATCATTTCAAAAATAAGTTCTCTCGGTAGTTTGATTTTTGATGAACACCTGTCATGTATTCCTGGAGTGAAGATAGCAAATTACCATACTGGGAAAATCAAAATAGTGTTCACAATTGATGTTACAACAGCTGCCGTTAGTGGGAtattctttaatgatgatattaTTTTGACCCACTATAGACAATATAAGATCGTATACTACGACCACAAAGGACAAGAACAAGAACAGTTATGTATTCCTTACATTGTAACAGATATAGCCAAAGTGAATGATCAAACAGTTGCCGTGTCCTCAAATGAAAAGAAGATAGTGGTTATTAACGTTAAACCGCTGACTGTACTAAACTCATTAGATATAAAGAATCCTGTGTGGGGTATTTCGTTCTGTGAAAACGAATTTGTTACTGCTAATGGCAAGACAATATCTTGGTTAAACGCTGACAATGGTACAGTAGTTAGAAGTCAACCAACAACAGCAGACACAAGACATGTTTGTTGCTACCAAAAAAATGATTACATCTACTGGGATAGCGAACATTCTATTAAAAGAGAAAGTAATGAAGGAAAAGGCTTTTCGTACAACCACAGTCTGTTGCAACGCCCCTTCTCCCAAGAAGTTGACAGCGACGGTAACATTTATACAACTGGATATGATTCCATAAACGTTCACCAGTTGACCTCTACTGGACAACTCGTGCGAATCATTCCCATATCAGATATAGATAGTACCATCACAGCTCCTCCATGGATAATACGGTTCAAACCAAACAGTAACAGATTTCTACTAACATTTGATAGTGATGCTACTAAAGTCCTGGTGTGTGAAATTGATTAG